The Burkholderia ambifaria AMMD genome has a segment encoding these proteins:
- a CDS encoding TetR/AcrR family transcriptional regulator encodes MNASSGAEVRHHILNTAKPIMLQKGFSAVGLNEILAAAGIPKGSFYHYFGSKEAFGEALLESYFEGYLAYLDNLFKHQAGTGAQRLMMYWNNWLQMQCADDPEGKCLAVKLGAEVSDLSEPMRAVLRRGTSQIIERLAGGIEAGLADGSLRGVDDPAHTAAILYELWLGATLLEKIHRNRQPLERAMLETRRMLNLPPVEPDGAQS; translated from the coding sequence ATGAATGCATCTTCAGGCGCGGAAGTCCGCCATCACATCCTGAATACCGCGAAGCCGATCATGCTCCAGAAGGGGTTCTCGGCGGTCGGTCTGAACGAGATTCTCGCCGCGGCGGGCATCCCGAAGGGCTCGTTCTACCATTACTTCGGCTCGAAGGAAGCATTCGGCGAGGCGCTGCTCGAGTCGTATTTCGAAGGCTATCTCGCGTATCTCGACAACCTGTTCAAGCATCAGGCCGGCACGGGCGCGCAGCGCCTGATGATGTACTGGAACAACTGGCTGCAGATGCAGTGCGCGGACGATCCGGAAGGCAAGTGCCTCGCGGTCAAGCTGGGTGCGGAGGTGTCCGACTTGTCGGAGCCGATGCGCGCGGTGCTGCGGCGCGGCACGAGCCAGATCATCGAGCGGCTCGCGGGCGGGATCGAGGCCGGGCTGGCCGACGGTTCGCTGCGCGGCGTCGACGATCCCGCGCATACGGCCGCGATCCTGTACGAGCTTTGGCTTGGCGCAACGCTGCTGGAGAAGATCCACCGCAACCGCCAGCCGCTCGAGCGCGCGATGCTCGAAACCCGACGGATGCTGAACCTGCCGCCCGTCGAGCCAGACGGAGCGCAGTCATAA
- a CDS encoding DUF2964 family protein has protein sequence MIRPQYRSALATACVFIALASLLGVVHAMLVDERIVPYAIVTLVSGIVAFVAQLNPASRAR, from the coding sequence ATGATCCGACCGCAATACCGAAGCGCGCTTGCGACGGCCTGCGTGTTCATCGCACTCGCATCGCTGCTGGGTGTCGTCCACGCGATGCTGGTCGACGAGCGTATCGTCCCGTACGCAATCGTCACGCTGGTTTCAGGCATCGTCGCATTCGTCGCGCAGCTGAATCCGGCGTCGAGGGCGCGATAG